The Pseudarthrobacter sulfonivorans genome includes a window with the following:
- a CDS encoding FMN-binding negative transcriptional regulator — MYTPAHFAASPDSISHLLTRPAAANLVTKTSQGLLATLLPFAYDPSIGEHGALLAHVARNNTQWSEPAIGESLMIVQGADAYISPSWYASKAEHGRVVPTWNYSTVHVYGRLVIHDDPAWVAGQVRRLTGVHEAGFDHPWSVDDAPERYISGQLRGIVGIELLITRIEAKTKLSQNRPDADIDGVVAGLSARGESDSAADVERARPERS, encoded by the coding sequence ATGTACACCCCAGCCCATTTCGCAGCCAGCCCCGACTCCATCAGCCACCTCCTCACCCGGCCGGCCGCAGCCAACCTGGTCACCAAGACCTCGCAGGGCCTGCTCGCCACCCTGCTGCCCTTCGCCTACGACCCCTCCATCGGCGAACACGGAGCACTGCTGGCACACGTGGCCCGGAACAACACCCAGTGGTCCGAGCCAGCCATCGGGGAATCCCTGATGATCGTCCAGGGCGCGGACGCCTACATATCGCCATCCTGGTATGCGTCGAAGGCCGAGCACGGACGCGTGGTGCCCACGTGGAACTACTCCACGGTGCACGTTTACGGCCGTCTCGTCATCCACGACGACCCGGCCTGGGTTGCCGGCCAGGTCAGGCGGCTCACCGGCGTCCACGAGGCGGGCTTTGACCACCCGTGGAGCGTGGACGATGCGCCGGAGCGTTACATCTCCGGCCAGCTTCGCGGCATCGTGGGCATCGAACTGCTGATCACCAGGATCGAGGCGAAGACCAAACTCAGCCAGAACCGGCCCGACGCCGATATCGACGGCGTGGTCGCTGGCCTCAGCGCGCGGGGTGAGTCGGACAGCGCCGCTGACGTCGAGCGGGCACGGCCGGAACGTTCGTAG
- a CDS encoding CsbD family protein produces the protein MGLGDKIENAAEKAGGKGKEAAGKATGDESLRREGQTDQAKGDLKQAGEKVKDAFKKD, from the coding sequence ATGGGACTGGGCGACAAGATCGAGAACGCTGCTGAGAAGGCGGGCGGCAAGGGCAAGGAAGCTGCCGGCAAGGCGACGGGCGACGAAAGCCTGCGGAGGGAAGGTCAGACCGACCAGGCAAAGGGCGATCTGAAACAGGCCGGCGAGAAGGTTAAGGACGCCTTCAAGAAGGACTGA
- the mmuM gene encoding homocysteine S-methyltransferase yields MPRNTALSQLLAAGAHLTADGALATELEARGCSLDDPLWSAKVLLEQPQLIRDVHRDYFEAGANVATTASYQATPLGFSQRGLSEDAALDLVRLSVRLADDARRGHLARHPQAGSLLIAGSVGPYGAYLADGSEYRGDYVLDTEAFKDFHRPRIAALVDAGADFLACETLPSLAEAEALLALTGEFDVESWFSFSLRDGAHISDGTPLAAVAELCGSEPRVVAVGVNCVPLNLVPAALAALGKAGSKPLVTYPNSGESYDAATKTWAPASGNAAEAVKAHPAGLAAGASAWRELGARIVGGCCRTTPRDIAALAAGRPAEPPRDPE; encoded by the coding sequence ATGCCCCGCAACACCGCGCTGTCCCAACTGCTTGCTGCCGGAGCGCATCTCACGGCCGACGGCGCCCTCGCTACCGAACTTGAAGCGCGCGGCTGCAGCCTGGATGATCCGCTGTGGTCGGCCAAGGTCCTGCTGGAGCAGCCGCAGCTGATCCGTGACGTGCACCGCGACTACTTCGAAGCCGGCGCCAACGTGGCTACCACCGCCAGCTACCAGGCCACACCGCTGGGGTTCTCCCAGCGTGGGCTATCTGAGGACGCTGCACTGGACCTGGTCAGGCTCTCAGTCCGCCTGGCCGATGACGCCCGGCGCGGACACCTCGCCCGGCACCCACAAGCAGGTTCGCTGCTGATCGCCGGATCAGTCGGCCCGTACGGCGCCTACCTCGCGGACGGCTCGGAGTACCGCGGGGACTACGTCCTGGACACCGAGGCCTTCAAGGATTTCCACCGGCCCCGCATCGCGGCCCTGGTGGATGCCGGAGCCGACTTCCTGGCCTGCGAGACGCTGCCGTCCCTTGCCGAAGCAGAGGCGCTGCTGGCACTGACCGGGGAGTTCGACGTCGAATCCTGGTTCTCGTTCTCGCTGCGGGACGGTGCGCACATCAGCGACGGCACTCCGTTGGCTGCGGTAGCGGAGCTCTGCGGGTCCGAGCCGCGCGTGGTGGCCGTGGGCGTGAACTGCGTGCCGCTGAACCTGGTCCCGGCCGCCCTTGCAGCCCTCGGCAAGGCGGGCTCCAAACCGCTGGTCACGTATCCAAACTCCGGCGAAAGCTACGACGCCGCCACCAAAACCTGGGCACCCGCATCAGGCAATGCCGCTGAAGCGGTCAAAGCCCACCCCGCAGGCCTTGCAGCCGGAGCCAGTGCCTGGCGGGAGCTCGGTGCCCGCATCGTGGGAGGCTGCTGCCGCACCACGCCCCGGGACATTGCCGCACTGGCTGCAGGCCGGCCTGCCGAGCCGCCACGGGACCCTGAGTGA
- a CDS encoding DMT family transporter: MRDNSSATALLPLVIPSRQPIGLWWGLAGVAAFSFTVPFTKVAVESLSPLLIGSGRAVVAAVLAAFALALTRQRLPRGTQWVRLAVVAGGIVVGFPLLTSFALSTTPASHGAVVIALLPAATAVAAVLRGRERPRLAFWLITGVGALAAIAFASMQSGGFGQLHSANLLLLGAVVAAAIGYAEGGLLARELGAWQTVSWALVLASPLMVFLVAVSVAQQPPSGTPVQWMAFAYLGVVSMFLGFFAWYRGLAIGPMAQVSQIQLIQPVLSICWAGLLLGETLTWATIIGGVAVILCAGAAVRVRVRPTPAQPAILHATRTLQPAKD; the protein is encoded by the coding sequence ATGAGAGACAATAGTAGCGCTACTGCGCTTTTGCCGCTAGTGATACCGTCCCGCCAGCCCATCGGACTCTGGTGGGGTCTCGCGGGAGTAGCGGCCTTCTCCTTCACGGTTCCTTTCACGAAGGTGGCCGTCGAGTCCCTGTCCCCGCTGCTTATCGGCTCAGGCCGTGCGGTGGTAGCCGCCGTCCTCGCCGCCTTCGCGCTCGCCCTCACCCGGCAGCGGCTCCCCCGCGGCACGCAGTGGGTCCGCCTCGCGGTAGTGGCCGGCGGCATCGTCGTCGGGTTTCCCCTGCTGACCTCCTTTGCGCTCTCCACCACGCCGGCCAGTCACGGTGCCGTGGTGATCGCCCTGTTGCCCGCCGCGACGGCAGTGGCTGCAGTCCTTCGGGGGCGCGAGCGTCCACGCCTGGCATTCTGGCTCATCACCGGCGTGGGAGCGCTGGCCGCCATCGCCTTCGCCTCCATGCAGTCCGGCGGATTCGGGCAGCTGCACTCGGCGAATCTGCTGCTCCTCGGCGCGGTGGTGGCCGCGGCCATCGGCTATGCGGAGGGTGGACTGCTGGCCCGCGAGCTGGGCGCCTGGCAGACCGTGTCGTGGGCGCTGGTGTTGGCGTCGCCGCTGATGGTGTTCCTGGTGGCGGTGTCCGTGGCGCAGCAGCCGCCGTCGGGCACACCGGTCCAGTGGATGGCCTTTGCGTACCTCGGCGTCGTCAGCATGTTCCTGGGCTTCTTCGCCTGGTACCGCGGCCTGGCCATCGGCCCCATGGCCCAGGTCAGCCAGATCCAGCTCATCCAGCCGGTGCTGAGCATCTGCTGGGCGGGCCTCCTGCTCGGCGAAACCCTGACGTGGGCCACCATCATCGGCGGCGTTGCCGTTATCCTCTGCGCCGGCGCCGCCGTCCGCGTCCGGGTCAGGCCAACCCCCGCTCAACCAGCCATCCTCCACGCCACAAGAACCCTCCAGCCAGCAAAGGATTAG